CCAGCCCTTCGAGATGGGCGTCGATCAGCAGCACCTCGTGGCCGGCCTCGGTCAGCAGCGCGCGGGCATAGCCCAGTTCCAGCGGCAGATGCGGCTCGCGGCAGCCGAAATAGATGCTGCCGTCGAAGCTCCAGGGCGGGTTGACGAGTGCGATCTTCATGCGGTGAGACTCCAATCCGCCGGTGCGGTGGCATCGGTGCCGGCGATGCCTTCCGCGACCAGCCAGTCATGCAGGTGTTTCAGCCCTGCCGCCCAGTCGATCCGGCGCTGCCAGCCGGTTTCGGCCTCCAGCCGGCGGGTATCGGCCACGAACCACAGCTGGTCGCCGGTGCGCGGCCGGTCGTGTTCGAGGGTGACGGGACGGCCGGTCAGGCGCCGGATCGCGTCCAGCACCGTGGTCAGGCTGACGGCATTGGCGGGGCCGCCGCCCAGGTTGAAGGCGCGGCCGGCCAGGCGGTCGATGTTGCCGCGCACCGCCAGATAGGCGGCGACGGCATCATGGACATGCAGCACGTCGCGCACCTGAAAACCGTCGCCGAACAGGGTGATCGCCTCGCCCTTCAGTGCCCGGATCAGGAAATGGGCGACCCAGCCCTGATCCTCGGTGCCGAACTGGCGCGGGCCGTAGATGCAGCTCATCCTGAGCACCGCGGTCTTCAGGCCGAACGAGGCGGCATAGTCCAGCACATACTGATCGGCCGCGCCCTTGGAACAGCCGTAAGGTGTCGCGAGGTCGAGCGGCCGGTCCTCGCCGATGCCGAAGCGGCGCAGCCCCGGATCGGCCGGCAGATGGCCGGCCGGGGTCAGCTCCGTCGCCACATCGCCCAGATGGCCATAGACCTTGTTGGTGCTGGCGAAGACCAGCGGCGGCGGCACCGGGCGCGCGCGCAGCGCCTCCAGCAGATGCAGCGTGCCGCCGGCATTGATGGCGAAATCCTCGACCGGCGCCACCAGGCTTTCGGTCACCGCCACCTGGGCCGCCAGATGAAACACCGAGGCGGCATCGCCTGCGGCATCCCCCAGGGCATCCAGATCGCGGATATCGGCGGCATGCAGCGTCACCCGGTCGCCATGGCGGGCGCGCAGCCAGTCGACATTGGAGGCGACGCCCGGCCTCGACAAATTGTCGAAGAGCAGAACTTCCTCGCCTTTCGCGAGCAGGGCATCGGCCAGATTGGCGCCGATGAACCCGGCGCCGCCGGTGATCAGCACCGGGGCGGCGGCACGCTGCGATACCGCCCCCGCCTCGCGGGTGGTGGCGATCTTGCGGCGCACCGCTTCCACCCCGCCCCGGCGCAGCAGCCGGGCCAGCAGCTTGTCGCGGCCGCGGGTGTCGAGCACGCCCATGTGATAGTGGCGGATGTCGAAGCCGCGGCCTTCCTGGATGGCGGTTTCGGCCGGCAGGTCCTGCAGCGCATACCAGTAAAGCCGGTCGGCCGGGGCATCCAGCGCATCCAGGAAGCGGCGGGCCTGTTCGCGCTGATCATGGCGCCAGGTCGAATAGCCGGCCTCGGTGATCCAGATCTGGGCGTCGGGGCGGTAGCGGTCCAGCAGCGTGCGCAGCTGGCCGACATGCGCCTCCCAGCCGCCCCAGACCCCCGCCTCGCTGTCCCAGGTGCCGGGGAAACCGTGCAGGCCCACGGCCGAGACGGTGCCCAGGATGCCGCGTTCGCCCATCAGCTCCAGCCAGGCCATGTCGAAGGGGCAGGGCCCCCCCAGCACCACCGGCCAGCCGCGCTTTTCCGCCCACCAGGCGGCGGCGCCGATCATCTCGCAGAAGATCGACCAGTCGCGATCCACCCGCCAGTCCCAGTCGAGCAGGTTGTTGGGTTCGTTCCAAAGCTCGATCCGCGGGAAATGGCGGCCGTGGCGGGTCAGGACATGGTCGACGAAATCGGCCAGATCCCGCGGCCGCCGCGGCGGGCCCGAGGCGGTGCCGGTGACCGAGAGCGAGGGCGGGGTATAGTGGATGCAGGGCAGCACCTCCACCCGGGCGGCCAGCGTCGGCAGCAGCCAGTCGTACCAGTCCTGGCCGCCCTCGGCGTGATAATCGGCCCAGGAGAGATGGGTTCTGAGCCACGACACCCCCATCGCCGCCATATGGTCCAGGCAGGCATGGACGCGGTCGTGATCGCCCGGGCGAAACCATTCGGTCAGCCCGAAGGCGGGGCTGGCAGGCAGGGGTTTGCGGTCGAGGTGGGGAAGGGCCGTCATACCACCAGCCCCCGCGTCTCCAGCTCGCGCCGGGCATCGGCGACGCGGTCGGCCGCCTGCTGGGTGGACACCCAGCGCACCAGTTCGAACACCGTGTCTTCCAGCGGCAATTGCGGCTCGAAGCCGAGACGGGTGCGGGCATGGGTGATGTCGGCGATGCAGTGGCGCACGTCGCCGACCCGCGATTTCTGCAGGATTTCGGGGGCCAGATCGTCGCGATCCATGGCGCGCGCCAGCAGGCGCGCCACGCCTGACACGGTATAGACCCGGCCGCTTGCGATGTTGAACACCTCGCCGCCGATGCCGGGGGTTTCCAGCGCCAGGCGGAAGGCGCGGGCGACGTCGCGGACATGGACGAAATCGCGCTGCTGCGCGCCGTCTTCGAACACCAGCGGCGGCTGGCCGTTGAGCAGCCGGCCGGCGAAGATCGCCAGCACCCCGGTATAGGGGTTGGACAGCATCTGCCCGGGGCCGAAGGTGTTGAACAGCCGGAGCGCCACGGCATCGATGCCATAGGCGGCGCCCAGCATCAGGGTCAGCCGTTCCTGATCGTATTTGGTGAGGGCATAGACCGAATTGAGGTCGGGGCGCTTGCTCTCGGGCGTCGGCGCCGGCACGAGCGGCCGGCCGTCGGGTGCCACAGGATCCCAGCGGCCGGCCTTCACCTCGTCCGCCACCCGGCGGACGTCATCCACCGCAGCGCCATCCCCGGCCGTGCGGTACAGCCCCTCGCCGTAAATGCTCATCGACGAGGCGACGATCAGGCGGCGGATGTCCGCCTTGACCAGATGCTGCATCAGCACCGCGGTGCCGAAGCTGTTGACCGACACATAGCGGTCGATCTCGTACATGCTCTGACCGACACCGACATCGGCGGCCAGATTGATCACCGCATCCACGCCCTCCAGCGTGCGGGCGACCAGATCGGCATCACGGATGTCGCCCCGCACGAACGCGACCGCAGGCGGCAGGCCGCCATCCGGGGACGGATCGGGGCCATGCGCCTGGTCGATCAGGCTGTCCAGCACGCGGACACGATGCCCGGCGCCGAGCAGTTCGGTGCAGACGTGGCGGCCGATGAAACCGGCGCCACCGGTGACGAGGACTGTACTCATGCGGCAACTTCCCGGAGGTCGTCTTCCCTGAAGGGCCGGACCGTCTGGCCCGGTGTCTGACCATCAACCGGCCGGGGAAGAAAAGGTTGCCTCTGAGGAAGATGCCGTTGAAGACGAAGCCGTCAGGTGGAGAAGAAGAGGAAGATGCCGCGGGCGCCCTCAGGCGCCGAGCCCTCAGGTGTGGGGCCCTCAGGCGTCGGGCCGCGCCGGCCGCCGGTCGGTGTCGTCCGCAGCGATACGGCTGCGACGGCTGCCACCGGTGATGTCGTCAAGGAAGTCGTGTTCGTCCTCGCTGTCGAGCAGGCGGAGCAGGGCCGTGCGGGCCCGGCTGACCCGGCTCTTGATCGTGCCGAGGGCGCAGCCGCAGATCTCTGCGGCCTCTTCGTAACTCATGCCGCCGCCACCCACGAGCATCAGTGCCTCGCGCTGATCGGCGGGAAGCTTGCGGACGGCCTCTTCGACCATGCGCAGCTTCATCGACCATTCCTGGGCCGGCTTGACATGCACGCCGGGCAGATCCTCCACCACCAGCACGGGTTCACGCTGCTGCTTGTGATAAAGGGTATAGAAGGTGTTGCGCTGGATGGTGAACAGCCAGGCGCGAAGGTTGGTGCCGGCGGTGAACTGCCCGGCATTGGCGATCGCCTTCATCAGCGTTTCCTGAACCAGATCATCCGCTTCGCACGGATTCCTGGTCAGCGATCGGGCGAAGGCGCGCAGGGACGGGATCAAGGCAACGATTTCATCCTGAACGACCTGTTGGTGATGTTCCATCATGCGTGGCCCCTGTCCATTGTCATCGGGTCCGTGGCGGGTATCGGCTGTAGCGGGTCTGGGTGTCGGCGAAACCGGCTGGTGCCTCCGCTCCAGGGTGGGGCTCGCAGAAGGCGTAACGCGACCGGTTTCGGCGCCGCGACCCGAATGGGCGGCGCGACCGGATGCGGCCTCCCTGCCGCCGGCCTGGAGTGGATCAGTCTGCGCGCCGTGCTGTGGCATCCGTATG
Above is a genomic segment from Tistrella mobilis containing:
- a CDS encoding NAD-dependent epimerase/dehydratase family protein, whose amino-acid sequence is MTALPHLDRKPLPASPAFGLTEWFRPGDHDRVHACLDHMAAMGVSWLRTHLSWADYHAEGGQDWYDWLLPTLAARVEVLPCIHYTPPSLSVTGTASGPPRRPRDLADFVDHVLTRHGRHFPRIELWNEPNNLLDWDWRVDRDWSIFCEMIGAAAWWAEKRGWPVVLGGPCPFDMAWLELMGERGILGTVSAVGLHGFPGTWDSEAGVWGGWEAHVGQLRTLLDRYRPDAQIWITEAGYSTWRHDQREQARRFLDALDAPADRLYWYALQDLPAETAIQEGRGFDIRHYHMGVLDTRGRDKLLARLLRRGGVEAVRRKIATTREAGAVSQRAAAPVLITGGAGFIGANLADALLAKGEEVLLFDNLSRPGVASNVDWLRARHGDRVTLHAADIRDLDALGDAAGDAASVFHLAAQVAVTESLVAPVEDFAINAGGTLHLLEALRARPVPPPLVFASTNKVYGHLGDVATELTPAGHLPADPGLRRFGIGEDRPLDLATPYGCSKGAADQYVLDYAASFGLKTAVLRMSCIYGPRQFGTEDQGWVAHFLIRALKGEAITLFGDGFQVRDVLHVHDAVAAYLAVRGNIDRLAGRAFNLGGGPANAVSLTTVLDAIRRLTGRPVTLEHDRPRTGDQLWFVADTRRLEAETGWQRRIDWAAGLKHLHDWLVAEGIAGTDATAPADWSLTA
- a CDS encoding NAD-dependent epimerase/dehydratase family protein; amino-acid sequence: MSTVLVTGGAGFIGRHVCTELLGAGHRVRVLDSLIDQAHGPDPSPDGGLPPAVAFVRGDIRDADLVARTLEGVDAVINLAADVGVGQSMYEIDRYVSVNSFGTAVLMQHLVKADIRRLIVASSMSIYGEGLYRTAGDGAAVDDVRRVADEVKAGRWDPVAPDGRPLVPAPTPESKRPDLNSVYALTKYDQERLTLMLGAAYGIDAVALRLFNTFGPGQMLSNPYTGVLAIFAGRLLNGQPPLVFEDGAQQRDFVHVRDVARAFRLALETPGIGGEVFNIASGRVYTVSGVARLLARAMDRDDLAPEILQKSRVGDVRHCIADITHARTRLGFEPQLPLEDTVFELVRWVSTQQAADRVADARRELETRGLVV
- a CDS encoding sigma-70 family RNA polymerase sigma factor; amino-acid sequence: MMEHHQQVVQDEIVALIPSLRAFARSLTRNPCEADDLVQETLMKAIANAGQFTAGTNLRAWLFTIQRNTFYTLYHKQQREPVLVVEDLPGVHVKPAQEWSMKLRMVEEAVRKLPADQREALMLVGGGGMSYEEAAEICGCALGTIKSRVSRARTALLRLLDSEDEHDFLDDITGGSRRSRIAADDTDRRPARPDA